A part of Deinococcus reticulitermitis genomic DNA contains:
- the cas2 gene encoding CRISPR-associated endonuclease Cas2: MTAPRRDILVAFDTPSDRRRRRITRLLAHYGVRVQKSVFRVQLTPRELEGLWHDLQRVCLPEEDALLLAQIAPTGYRALGPQPELELPLTVGF; this comes from the coding sequence ATGACCGCGCCGCGCCGGGACATTCTGGTGGCCTTCGACACGCCCAGCGACCGCAGGCGCCGCCGCATCACGCGCCTGCTGGCCCACTACGGTGTCCGGGTCCAGAAAAGCGTGTTTCGGGTCCAGCTCACCCCCCGCGAGCTGGAGGGCCTCTGGCACGACCTTCAGCGGGTCTGTCTGCCCGAGGAGGACGCCCTGCTCCTCGCCCAGATCGCCCCGACGGGCTACCGCGCCCTCGGCCCACAGCCCGAGCTGGAGCTGCCCTTGACCGTGGGCTTCTGA